The following proteins are encoded in a genomic region of Corylus avellana chromosome ca4, CavTom2PMs-1.0:
- the LOC132177503 gene encoding putative phospholipid-transporting ATPase 9, whose protein sequence is MPGGGKRRLRFSKLYSFSCGKASLKDDDHSQIGGPGFSRVVYCNEPGGFDAGIRKYGGNYVRTTKYTLATFLPKSLFEQFRRVANFFFLVTGILAFTPLAPYTAVSAIIPLIVVVGATMVKEGIEDWRRKQQDIEVNNRKVKVHQRDGVFDYTVWKNLRVGDIVKVEKDEFFPADLLLLSSSYDDAICYVETMNLDGETNLKLKQALEVTSQLHEDSNFQDFKATVKCEDPNAHLYAFIGSLEFEEIQYSLSPQQILLRDSKLRNTDFIYGAVIFGGHDTKVMQNSTDPPSKRSKIEKKTDRIIYFLFCILSLVAFVGSVLFGIATEDDLENGRSKRWYLRPDDSTIFFDPKRAPIAAFFHFLTALMLYNYFIPISLYVTIEIVKVLQTIFINQDMNMYYEEADKPAHARTSNLNEELGQVDTILSDKTGTLTCNSMEFIKCSVAGTAYGRGVTEVERSMDRRKGSPVGKENVNGVNPIKDTTDSKSPIKGFNFKDERIMNGNWVNESHADVIQKFLRVLAICHTAIPEVDEDTRKVSYEAESPDEAAFVIAAREIGFEFFRRTQTSISIYELDPVSGKRVERLYKLLNVLEFNSSRKRMSVIVRSEEGQILLLCKGADSVMLGKLAKNGREFEEETRKHVNEYADAGLRTLILAYRELDEEQYKEFNEKFTEAKNSVSADQETLIDEVSEKIESDLILLGATAVEDKLQNGVPNCIDKLAQAGIKIWVLTGDKMETAINIGFACSLLRRGMKQIIINLESLQMQALEKAGDKSAIIKASKDSVVRQIIEGKNLLTSSRGSSEAFALIIDGKSLAYALEDDLKKAFLELATGCASVICCRSSPKQKALVTRLVKSGTGKTTLAIGDGANDVGMLQEADIGVGISGVEGMQAVMSSDIAIAQFRFLERLLLVHGHWCYRRISSMICYFFYKNVTFVFTLFLYEAYASFSGQPAYNDWFLSLYNLFFSSIPVIAMGVFDQDVSARYCLKFPLLYQEGVQNILFSWRRILSWMLNGFCSAIIIFFFCTKALELQAFNSDGQTAGRDILGGTMYTCVVWAVNLQMALTISYFTLVQHVVIWGSIIVYYIFLLAYGAMPPSISTTAYKVFIEDLAPAASYWLVTLVVAISTLIPYFCYSAVQMRFFPMYHEMIQWIRYNGQSNDPEHCNMVRRSSFRSTTVGFTARLAARTNRQKHKSSR, encoded by the exons ATGCCGGGTGGTGGAAAGAGAAGGCTGCGTTTTAGCAAGCTCTACTCATTCAGCTGTGGGAAGGCATCTTTGAAGGATGATGACCATTCACAGATTGGGGGACCAGGGTTTTCCAGGGTCGTCTATTGCAATGAACCGGGTGGATTTGACGCCGGGATACGCAAATATGGGGGCAATTATGTTAGGACCACCAAGTATACACTTGCCACTTTCTTGCCTAAGTCATTGTTTGAGCAGTTTAGGAGGGTGgctaattttttcttcttggttacTGGCATCTTGGCCTTCACTCCGCTCGCTCCTTATACAGCTGTTAGTGCCATCATCCCTCTAATTGTCGTTGTTGGAGCAACCATGGTGAAGGAGGGTATCGAAGATTGGCGGCGAAAGCAGCAG GATATTGAGGTGAATAATAGAAAGGTTAAAGTGCATCAACGTGATGGAGTTTTTGATTATACTGTATGGAAGAACCTGAGAGTGGGGGATATAGTAAAGGTGGAGAAGGATGAATTCTTTCCGGCGGATCTACTCTTGCTTTCATCCAGTTATGATGATGCAATCTGCTATGTTGAGACCATGAACCTTGATGGGGagacaaatttgaaattgaagcaAGCATTGGAGGTTACTTCACAGTTGCATGAGGATTCCAACTTCCAGGACTTTAAGGCTACTGTTAAATGCGAAGACCCCAATGCACATTTGTATGCTTTTATTGGAAGTCTGGAGTTTGAAGAGATACAATATTCCCTGTCCCCTCAACAAATTCTTCTCAGAGACTCTAAACTCCGAAATACGGACTTCATATATGGGGCTGTTATCTTCGGCGGTCATGACACAAAGGTTATGCAAAATTCTACTGATCCCCCTTCAAAGAGAAGCAAAATTGAGAAGAAGACGGACAGAATTATCTACTTCTTGTTCTGTATTCTATCTCTGGTGGCATTTGTTGGATCTGTTCTCTTTGGCATTGCAACTGAAGATGACTTAGAAAATGGGAGGTCAAAAAGGTGGTATCTTAGACCAGATGATTCTACAATTTTCTTTGATCCCAAAAGAGCACCAATTGCAGCATTTTTTCACTTTCTAACAGCCCTAATGTTATATAATTACTTTATTCCAATCTCCTTATATGTGACAATAGAAATTGTCAAAGTTCTTCAGACCATCTTCATCAATCAAGATATGAACATGTACTATGAAGAGGCTGACAAACCGGCACATGCCCGTACCTCAAATTTGAATGAGGAACTTGGCCAAGTTGACACGATACTTTCTGATAAGACTGGAACTTTGACCTGCAATTCAATGGAGTTCATCAAGTGTTCCGTGGCTGGGACAGCTTATGGTCGTGGTGTCACAGAGGTTGAGAGGTCTATGGATAGAAGAAAAGGCTCACCTGTGGGTAAGGAAAATGTAAATGGAGTCAACCCCATAAAGGATACTACTGATTCAAAGTCACCCATAAAAGGCTTCAATTTCAAAGATGAAAGGATCATGAATGGAAACTGGGTTAATGAGTCTCATGCAGATGTCATTCAGAAGTTTCTTCGTGTGTTGGCAATCTGTCATACTGCCATACCTGAAGTGGATGAAGATACGAGGAAGGTTTCATATGAAGCTGAATCTCCGGATGAAGCGGCATTTGTGATTGCAGCAAGAGAAATTGGTTTTGAATTCTTCAGACGGACCCAGACTAGCATATCAATATATGAGTTGGATCCGGTGTCTGGCAAAAGAGTTGAAAG GTTGTATAAACTGCTGAATGTTTTAGAGTTTAATAGCTCAAGGAAGCGGATGTCTGTGATAGTAAGAAGTGAAGAAGGACAAATACTATTGCTTTGTAAAGGTGCTGATAG TGTCATGTTAGGAAAGCTTGCCAAGAATGGTAGGGAGTTTGAAGAGGAGACCAGGAAGCATGTAAACGAGTATGCTGATGCAGGCCTGAGGACCTTGATACTTGCCTATCGTGAACTTGATGAAGAACAATACAAAGAGTTCAATGAGAAATTCACTGAGGCAAAGAATTCAGTTAGTGCAGATCAGGAAACATTGATTGATGAAGTATCAGAGAAGATTGAGAGTGATCTCATTCTTCTTGGTGCCACTGCTGTTGAGGACAAACTCCAAAATGGG GTTCCTAATTGCATTGACAAGCTTGCCCAAGCAGGAATCAAGATTTGGGTTTTGACTGGAGATAAGATGGAGACTGCCATCAATATTGG TTTCGCTTGTAGTTTGCTTAGACGAGGAATGAAGCAGATTATAATCAATTTGGAAAGTCTTCAAATGCAAGCATTGGAAAAGGCAGGAGATAAGTCTGCCATCATCAAG GCATCAAAGGACAGTGTTGTCCGTCAGATAATTGAAGGGAAGAATCTGCTTACTTCATCACGTGGGAGCTCCGAGGCATTTGCTTTGATCATTGACGGGAAATCACTTGCTTATGCTTTAGAGGATGATTTGAAGAAAGCATTTCTAGAACTTGCTACTGGTTGTGCATCTGTTATATGCTGCCGCTCATCACCAAAACAGAAGGCACTG GTTACAAGACTAGTAAAATCTGGAACGGGGAAAACAACGTTAGCGATTGGTGATGGTGCCAATGATGTGGGAATGCTTCAAGAAGCAGATATAGGAGTTGGAATTAGTGGTGTTGAAGGAATGCAG gCGGTCATGTCAAGTGATATTGCAATTGCACAGTTCCGATTTTTGGAGCGTTTGCTACTTGTGCATGGACATTGGTGCTACAGAAGGATCTCATCAATG ATATGTTACTTCTTCTACAAGAATGTCACATTTGTTTTCACTCTCTTCTTGTATGAGGCTTATGCATCATTCTCTGGACAACCTGCATACAATGATTGGTTTTTGTCACTCTATAATTTATTCTTCTCATCAATTCCGGTGATTGCTATGGGAGTTTTTGACCAGGATGTTTCTGCTAGGTATTGTCTCAAG TTTCCTCTATTATACCAAGAAGGGGTGCAAAATATCCTTTTCAGCTGGCGCCGAATACTCAGCTGGATGTTAAACGGGTTTTGCAGTGCcataataattttcttcttctgcaCGAAAGCGCTGGAGCTCCAGGCTTTCAATAGTGATGGACAAACTGCTGGGAGGGATATTTTAGGGGGAACAATGTATACATGTGTTGTTTGGGCTGTGAACTTGCAGATGGCACTCACTATAAGTTACTTCACCTTGGTGCAACATGTTGTCATCTGGGGTTCGATTATTGTCTATTACATTTTCCTCTTGGCATATGGAGCCATGCCTCCTTCCATTTCTACAACTGCTTACAAAGTCTTCATCGAAGACCTTGCCCCAGCCGCTTCTTATTGGCTTGTCACTCTTGTCGTGGCGATCTCAACCCTAATACCATACTTCTGCTACTCAGCAGTTCAGATGCGCTTCTTTCCTATGTACCATGAAATGATACAGTGGATAAGGTATAATGGCCAATCAAATGATCCCGAGCATTGTAATATGGTGCGGCGAAGCTCGTTCCGATCAACAACCGTAGGCTTCACAGCTCGCTTGGCAGCAAGGACAAACCGCCAGAAACATAAGAGCAGTAGGTGA
- the LOC132179193 gene encoding probable calcium-binding protein CML16, with product MATLQSEQLKQLKDIFMRFDMDSDGSLTHLELAALLRSLGLKPSGDQLHVLQANMDANGNGTVEFDELVRAIMPDMSEQVLINQEQLLEVFRSFDRDGNGYITAAELAGSMAKMGHPLTYRELSEMMREADTNGDGVISFSEFSTIMAKSASDFLGLTVSKA from the coding sequence ATGGCGACGCTCCAATCCGAGCAGCTGAAGCAACTGAAGGACATTTTCATGCGCTTCGACATGGATTCGGACGGCAGCCTCACCCACCTGGAGCTGGCGGCGCTTCTCCGATCCCTTGGCCTCAAGCCCTCCGGCGACCAGCTTCACGTCCTGCAGGCCAACATGGACGCCAACGGCAACGGCACCGTGGAGTTCGACGAGCTCGTCAGAGCTATCATGCCCGACATGAGCGAGCAGGTACTCATCAACCAGGAGCAGCTCTTGGAGGTTTTCCGTTCCTTCGACCGCGACGGCAACGGCTACATCACCGCCGCCGAGCTCGCCGGATCCATGGCCAAAATGGGTCACCCTTTGACGTACCGCGAGCTCTCCGAGATGATGCGCGAGGCCGACACCAATGGCGACGGCGTCATTAGCTTTAGCGAGTTCTCCACCATCATGGCCAAATCCGCCTCCGATTTTCTTGGCCTCACCGTCTCGAAGGCGTAG
- the LOC132178401 gene encoding uncharacterized protein LOC132178401 gives MEDLNMLAADCVVVSCCCQCLILQIVIFVLLKLPSKLIRKTREYARKKLRQRKEVVGGRITGGREMGKYKDGFFVGSLGIQVERLGMDGGHHHGCMEEVEKVLEELSQKGEFAFGSFWGRKGSGSFTSCEFDDINVEYQIIEMIGSFSYT, from the coding sequence ATGGAGGACCTGAACATGCTCGCCGCAGACTGTGTTGTCGTGTCGTGTTGCTGCCAATGCTTGATCCTACAGATTGTCATCTTCGTCTTGCTCAAGCTTCCTTCCAAACTGATTCGTAAGACGAGAGAATATGCTAGGAAGAAGCTGCGACAAAGAAAGGAGGTGGTGGGTGGGAGGATAACAGGAGGAAGGGAAATGGGAAAATACAAAGATGGTTTTTTTGTAGGGTCTCTTGGCATTCAAGTTGAGAGGTTGGGCATGGATGGAGGCCACCACCATGGTTGCATGGAAGAAGTTGAGAAGGTGTTAGAGGAGCTGTCTCAGAAGGGGGAGTTTGCATTTGGAAGCTTCTGGGGTAGGAAAGGATCAGGGAGCTTCACAAGTTGTGAATTTGATGATATTAATGTAGaatatcaaataattgaaatgatTGGCTCTTTCTCTTATACATAG